The following proteins come from a genomic window of Salvia hispanica cultivar TCC Black 2014 chromosome 4, UniMelb_Shisp_WGS_1.0, whole genome shotgun sequence:
- the LOC125221562 gene encoding ras-related protein Rab11C: MASRVDHEYDYLFKIVLIGDSGVGKSNILSRFTRNEFCLESKSTIGVEFATRTLQIEGKTVKAQIWDTAGQERYRAITSAYYRGAVGALLVYDITKRQTFDNVQRWLRELRDHADSNIVIMMTGNKSDLNHLRAVAEEDGQTLAEKEGLSFLETSALEAHNIEKAFQTILSEIYHIISKKALAAQEAAASTVVPGQGTTINVGDSSGNVKRGGCCSS; the protein is encoded by the exons ATGGCGAGTAGAGTGGATCATGAGTACGATTACTTGTTCAAGATCGTGTTGATCGGCGACTCTGGAGTGGGGAAATCCAACATTCTTTCCCGTTTCACCAGAAATGAGTTTTGTTTGGAGTCGAAATCGACCATCGGAGTTGAATTTGCCACCAGAACTCTTCAG ATAGAAGGGAAAACGGTGAAGGCCCAAATCTGGGACACCGCAGGCCAGGAAAGGTATCGGGCGATTACAAGTGCTTACTACAGAGGAGCCGTTGGCGCGCTCCTTGTCTACGACATAACCAAGAGGCAAACCTTTGACAACGTCCAAAGATGGCTTCGTGAGTTGAGAGATCATGCAGATTCTAACATTGTCATCATGATGACAGGGAACAAATCTGATCTCAATCATCTCAGAGCTGTTGCAGAGGAGGATGGCCAAACTTTGGCCGAGAAGGAAGGGCTCTCGTTCCTCGAGACCTCAGCGCTTGAGGCGCATAACATTGAGAAGGCGTTCCAGACTATTTTGTCGGAAATATACCACATTATTAGCAAAAAGGCACTGGCGGCACAGGAAGCTGCTGCTTCGACAGTGGTTCCTGGTCAGGGCACTACCATTAATGTCGGTGATTCGTCAGGAAACGTGAAGAGAGGAGGCTGCTGTTCTTCTTGA
- the LOC125221561 gene encoding metal tolerance protein B-like, with amino-acid sequence MGQENSDSIESSQVKIDLGVAIGQEMTNLPLVHKFSCSSTCPFIEHGYSQSDSAQRSKAAIKLCGLIVCYLIVMVIEAVGGLKANSLAILTDAAHLLSDVAGLSISLFTVWVSGWTATPEHSFGYHRVEVIGALLSVQLIWVMSVSLIYEAIKRLVMKQTEVNGRLMFVIAAFSLVVNVIMVLWLGHDHSHHGHSHQNCKDDSHSHEKEESTTGDEESTNLISSPHGSSHMLNINIRGAYLHIICDCIQSVAAMVAGVFIWIKPKWLVADLICTLLFTTFALSTTFTILRDIFHVLMERAPSDIDVARLGNGLKLITGVRDVHDLHIWAITSGKHVLSCHVVVGAEVSPQGILHEIKEYCERTYKISHVTIQVEHA; translated from the coding sequence ATGGGACAGGAGAACTCGGACTCAATTGAATCATCACAAGTCAAGATAGATTTGGGGGTAGCCATTGGGCAAGAAATGACTAATCTCCCTCTAGTCCACAAGTTCTCCTGCAGCAGCACATGTCCGTTCATAGAGCACGGCTACAGCCAGTCAGATTCAGCACAACGGTCAAAGGCAGCGATTAAACTTTGTGGGCTCATAGTCTGTTACCTTATAGTCATGGTAATCGAGGCTGTTGGAGGTTTGAAAGCCAACAGCCTGGCTATTCTTACTGATGCGGCTCACTTGCTATCTGATGTTGCTGGACTCTCCATTTCTCTCTTCACGGTCTGGGTATCCGGTTGGACAGCAACACCAGAACATTCCTTCGGATACCACCGTGTTGAAGTTATTGGAGCACTTCTATCAGTGCAGCTAATATGGGTCATGTCTGTATCTTTGATCTATGAAGCGATCAAAAGGCTAGTTATGAAGCAGACAGAAGTGAATGGCCGACTCATGTTTGTAATTGCTGCCTTCAGCTTGGTGGTTAACGTTATCATGGTTCTATGGCTCGGTCACGACCATTCTCATCACGGCCATTCTCACCAGAACTGCAAGGATGACAGCCATAGCCATGAGAAAGAGGAATCAACAACTGGAGATGAAGAAAGTACGAATCTCATCTCAAGTCCTCATGGGAGCAGTCACATGTTGAACATCAACATCCGAGGGGCATACTTGCATATAATATGTGACTGCATACAATCCGTTGCTGCAATGGTAGCCGGTGTTTTTATATGGATAAAACCAAAATGGCTAGTGGCTGATCTGATTTGCACGCTTTTGTTCACCACGTTCGCTCTAAGCACGACCTTCACCATTTTGAGGGATATATTTCACGTGCTGATGGAGAGAGCACCGTCTGACATTGATGTTGCTCGTCTTGGAAATGGCCTCAAACTAATCACAGGAGTTCGCGACGTTCATGATCTTCACATCTGGGCCATCACGTCGGGTAAGCACGTGTTATCGTGTCATGTTGTGGTTGGAGCTGAAGTCAGCCCTCAAGGAATACTTCATGAGATTAAGGAATACTGTGAAAGAACCTACAAAATATCTCATGTTACTATACAAGTTGAACATGCGTGA
- the LOC125222515 gene encoding serine/threonine-protein phosphatase PP1 isozyme 2-like isoform X2, with protein MEPAVLDDIINRLLEFRNARTVRQVQLSENHIRALCSTARQIFLSQPNLLELEAPIKICGDIHGQYGDLLRLFEYGGFPPEANYLFLGDYVDRAALIDDKILCMHGGLSPDLTNMDQIRTLPRPTDIPESGLLCDLLWSDPSREVKGWGMNDRGVSYTFGQNKVTEFLTQHDMDLVCRAHQVVEDGYEFFADRQLVTIFSAPNYCGEFDNAGAMMSVDESLMCSFQILKPTDKKQLL; from the exons ATGGAGCCCGCCGTGCTCGACGACATCATCAATCGCCTCTTGGAGTTCCGCAACGCCAGAACTGTGCGCCAGGTCCAGCTCTCTGAGAATCACATCCGTGCTCTCTGCTCCACCGCGCGCCAAATCTTCCTTTCCCAGCCTAATCTCCTCGAGCTCGAAGCGCCTATCAAGATCTGCG GTGATATTCACGGACAATATGGAGATCTTTTGAGGCTTTTTGAGTATGGTGGATTTCCTCCGGAGGCCAATTATCTGTTCTTAGGAGATTATGTTGATCGAG CGGCTCTTATAGACGATAAGATACTTTGCATGCATGGTGGTCTTTCTCCTGATCTAACAAACATGGATCAAATAAGAACTTTACCTCGTCCAACTGATATTCCTGAGTCTGGTCTGCTTTGTGATCTACTTTGGTCAGATCCTAGTAGAGAAGTTAAAGGTTGGGGTATGAATGACAGAGGAGTCTCATACACATTTGGTCAAAATAAAGTGACTGAATTTCTCACGCAACATGATATGGACCTCGTTTGCCGTGCCCATCAG GTTGTAGAAGATGGTTATGAATTTTTTGCTGATAGGCAACTAGTAACCATATTTTCTGCACCCAACTACTGTGGCGAGTTCGACAATGCTGGAGCTATGATGAGTGTTGATGAGAGTTTGATGTGCTCATTTCAGATTCTGAAACCAACTGATAAAAAGCAGCTCTTGTGA
- the LOC125222515 gene encoding serine/threonine-protein phosphatase PP1 isozyme 2-like isoform X3 has protein sequence MEPAVLDDIINRLLEFRNARTVRQVQLSENHIRALCSTARQIFLSQPNLLELEAPIKICGDIHGQYGDLLRLFEYGGFPPEANYLFLGDYVDRDPSREVKGWGMNDRGVSYTFGQNKVTEFLTQHDMDLVCRAHQVVEDGYEFFADRQLVTIFSAPNYCGEFDNAGAMMSVDESLMCSFQILKPTDKKQLL, from the exons ATGGAGCCCGCCGTGCTCGACGACATCATCAATCGCCTCTTGGAGTTCCGCAACGCCAGAACTGTGCGCCAGGTCCAGCTCTCTGAGAATCACATCCGTGCTCTCTGCTCCACCGCGCGCCAAATCTTCCTTTCCCAGCCTAATCTCCTCGAGCTCGAAGCGCCTATCAAGATCTGCG GTGATATTCACGGACAATATGGAGATCTTTTGAGGCTTTTTGAGTATGGTGGATTTCCTCCGGAGGCCAATTATCTGTTCTTAGGAGATTATGTTGATCGAG ATCCTAGTAGAGAAGTTAAAGGTTGGGGTATGAATGACAGAGGAGTCTCATACACATTTGGTCAAAATAAAGTGACTGAATTTCTCACGCAACATGATATGGACCTCGTTTGCCGTGCCCATCAG GTTGTAGAAGATGGTTATGAATTTTTTGCTGATAGGCAACTAGTAACCATATTTTCTGCACCCAACTACTGTGGCGAGTTCGACAATGCTGGAGCTATGATGAGTGTTGATGAGAGTTTGATGTGCTCATTTCAGATTCTGAAACCAACTGATAAAAAGCAGCTCTTGTGA
- the LOC125222515 gene encoding serine/threonine-protein phosphatase PP1 isozyme 2-like isoform X1: MEPAVLDDIINRLLEFRNARTVRQVQLSENHIRALCSTARQIFLSQPNLLELEAPIKICGDIHGQYGDLLRLFEYGGFPPEANYLFLGDYVDRGKQSLETICLLLAYKIKYPENFFLLRGNHECASINRIYGFYDECKRRFNVRLWKVFTDCFNCLPVAALIDDKILCMHGGLSPDLTNMDQIRTLPRPTDIPESGLLCDLLWSDPSREVKGWGMNDRGVSYTFGQNKVTEFLTQHDMDLVCRAHQVVEDGYEFFADRQLVTIFSAPNYCGEFDNAGAMMSVDESLMCSFQILKPTDKKQLL; encoded by the exons ATGGAGCCCGCCGTGCTCGACGACATCATCAATCGCCTCTTGGAGTTCCGCAACGCCAGAACTGTGCGCCAGGTCCAGCTCTCTGAGAATCACATCCGTGCTCTCTGCTCCACCGCGCGCCAAATCTTCCTTTCCCAGCCTAATCTCCTCGAGCTCGAAGCGCCTATCAAGATCTGCG GTGATATTCACGGACAATATGGAGATCTTTTGAGGCTTTTTGAGTATGGTGGATTTCCTCCGGAGGCCAATTATCTGTTCTTAGGAGATTATGTTGATCGAGGCAAGCAGAGTTTAGAGACAATATGCCTTCTTCTTGCCTACAAGATCAAGTATCCAGaaaatttctttctcttaaGAGGAAATCACGAATGCGCATCAATTAACAGGATATATGGATTCTATGATGAATGTAAACGCCGTTTTAATGTTAGGTTGTGGAAAGTTTTCACTGATTGTTTTAACTGCCTTCCTGTAGCGGCTCTTATAGACGATAAGATACTTTGCATGCATGGTGGTCTTTCTCCTGATCTAACAAACATGGATCAAATAAGAACTTTACCTCGTCCAACTGATATTCCTGAGTCTGGTCTGCTTTGTGATCTACTTTGGTCAGATCCTAGTAGAGAAGTTAAAGGTTGGGGTATGAATGACAGAGGAGTCTCATACACATTTGGTCAAAATAAAGTGACTGAATTTCTCACGCAACATGATATGGACCTCGTTTGCCGTGCCCATCAG GTTGTAGAAGATGGTTATGAATTTTTTGCTGATAGGCAACTAGTAACCATATTTTCTGCACCCAACTACTGTGGCGAGTTCGACAATGCTGGAGCTATGATGAGTGTTGATGAGAGTTTGATGTGCTCATTTCAGATTCTGAAACCAACTGATAAAAAGCAGCTCTTGTGA
- the LOC125224047 gene encoding pentatricopeptide repeat-containing protein At3g46790, chloroplastic: MFQIQTLHPTHLRAPSRHRLSTASLVSTSTLTVPTSTTSKNHSIQTLCRRGKLKQAIQLLSHEDNPTQLTYELLIQSCAQNHSLSDAFTVHTSLTQDGFAQDPFLGTKLINMYAELGSAPHARQVFDEITDRTIYVWNAIFRALALLGDGEEALRLYRRMNSIGMPSDRFTYTYILKACVVSGSERPLRGKEVHAQVLRRGYERHLHVMTTLVDMYAKFGCVESARLVFDSMPAKNLVSWSAMIACFAKNARPLEALEVFREMMRESGDDVLPNSVTLVSVIQACAALSALEQGKLIHGYVLRKGLDSILPVMNALVTMYARCGDVELGDNVFNQMDKRDVVSWNSMISGYAVHGLGSRALATFQEMVKRGVSPTAVTFISLLGACSHSGLVDEGKSLFDSMRREHGIRPSVEHYACVVDLLGRANRLEEAARIIADMRDEPGAMVWGALLGSCRIHCNVELAERASRMLFELEPTNAGNYVLLAEIYAEAKMWDEVKRVKKELEEKGLQKVPGCCWIESKKRVYSIRSVDEVNPQIELVHALVVKLSEEMMEQGYVPETKSVLYELDTEEKQRVLLGHSEKLAVAFGLINCRRGETIRISKNLRLCEDCHSFTKFMSKFADREIMVRDINRFHHFRDGKCSCGDYW, from the coding sequence ATGTTCCAAATCCAAACTCTCCATCCGACTCACCTCCGTGCACCCTCACGCCACCGCCTCTCCACCGCCTCCCTCGTCTCCACTTCAACCCTCACAGTTCCCACCTCCACCACCAGCAAAAACCACTCAATCCAGACCCTCTGCCGAAGGGGCAAACTCAAACAAGCAATCCAATTGCTATCCCACGAGGATAATCCCACCCAACTCACCTACGAGCTCCTCATCCAATCCTGCGCCCAAAATCACAGCTTATCCGACGCATTCACTGTTCACACCAGCCTCACCCAAGATGGCTTCGCTCAAGATCCTTTCTTGGGCACAAAGCTCATCAACATGTATGCGGAACTCGGCTCGGCCCCTCACGCCCGCCAAGTGTTCGATGAAATTACGGACCGAACGATTTATGTTTGGAACGCAATTTTTCGCGCTCTCGCTCTGTTGGGCGATGGAGAAGAGGCTCTGAGATTGTACAGGAGGATGAATTCGATCGGGATGCCCTCTGATCGGTTCACTTACACTTATATTCTCAAGGCGTGCGTTGTTTCGGGTTCCGAGCGCCCTCTGCGGGGAAAGGAGGTTCACGCGCAAGTTCTGCGTCGCGGATACGAGAGGCATCTCCATGTCATGACTACTTTAGTTGATATGTATGCGAAATTCGGGTGCGTGGAGAGTGCTAGGCTGGTTTTCGACTCGATGCCGGCGAAGAATCTAGTCTCGTGGAGCGCTATGATTGCGTGTTTTGCTAAGAATGCAAGGCCGTTGGAGGCGCTGGAGGTTTTCCGGGAGATGATGCGGGAGAGTGGCGATGACGTGCTGCCTAACTCGGTCACGTTGGTTAGTGTGATTCAGGCATGTGCAGCGCTGTCTGCTCTGGAGCAGGGGAAGTTAATACATGGCTATGTACTTAGGAAAGGGCTCGATTCGATCTTGCCGGTTATGAATGCCCTTGTCACTATGTATGCTAGATGCGGGGATGTTGAATTGGGGGATAATGTTTTCAATCAGATGGATAAGAGGGATGTTGTTTCTTGGAATTCCATGATTTCAGGTTATGCAGTTCACGGCCTCGGGTCAAGGGCGCTTGCGACGTTTCAGGAGATGGTGAAACGAGGCGTGTCGCCTACTGCAGTAACGTTCATCAGCTTGTTGGGAGCTTGCAGCCATTCTGGACTCGTTGACGAGGGAAAATCGTTGTTTGATTCGATGAGGAGAGAGCATGGGATTCGCCCTAGCGTGGAGCATTACGCTTGCGTTGTGGATCTTCTCGGCAGAGCGAATAGACTAGAGGAAGCGGCTCGGATCATAGCCGATATGCGGGATGAGCCAGGGGCGATGGTGTGGGGCGCTCTCCTCGGATCGTGCAGGATTCATTGCAACGTGGAACTCGCAGAAAGGGCGAGCAGGATGCTGTTTGAGCTTGAGCCCACAAACGCAGGGAACTACGTGCTTCTTGCTGAGATATACGCGGAGGCGAAGATGTGGGACGAGGTGAAGAGAGTGAAGAAGGAGTTGGAAGAGAAGGGGCTGCAGAAGGTACCGGGATGCTGCTGGATTGAATCGAAGAAAAGGGTGTACTCGATTAGGTCTGTGGACGAGGTGAATCCTCAAATCGAGCTGGTCCATGCTTTGGTGGTGAAGCTGTCGGAGGAGATGATGGAGCAGGGGTACGTGCCGGAGACGAAATCGGTGCTGTACGAGCTCGATACGGAGGAGAAGCAGCGGGTGCTGTTGGGGCACAGTGAGAAATTGGCAGTGGCGTTTGGTTTAATAAATTGCAGGAGAGGAGAGACGATAAGGATTAGCAAGAATCTGAGGCTGTGCGAAGATTGTCACTCGTTCACTAAGTTCATGTCCAAGTTTGCAGATCGAGAGATTATGGTTAGGGATATTAATCGGTTCCACCATTTCAGAGATGGGAAATGCTCGTGTGGGGATTATTGGTGA
- the LOC125219225 gene encoding probable protein phosphatase 2C 24, whose translation MAEICCESEGSCETSSRAARRRRMELRRVRVDPTVKRRRLQLQLSLSSSPKHCDNKNDILPKFGFASVCGRRRDMEDAVASHPSFCRNFSDDDFSTGLHYFGVYDGHGCSHVATKCKERLHEMVKEELLVGEDRDSSNWWKCVMERSFTRMDKEAVAWNENVATASCRCELQMPECDAVGSTAVVAVVSPCNIVVANCGDSRAVLCRSGKAIPLSTDHKPDRPDEMNRIQAAGGRVIFWEGARVLGVLAMSRAIGDNYLKPYVSCEPEVTITERSEEDECLILASDGLWDVVSNDTACGVARMCLKGKEGSSDKACNDASMLLTKLALARRSADNVTVLVIDLT comes from the exons ATGGCAGAGATCTGTTGCGAGAGCGAGGGTTCGTGCGAGACCAGCAGCAGAGCGGCTCGGAGACGGAGGATGGAGCTCCGCCGCGTCAGAGTGGACCCCACCGTTAAACGTCGTCGTCTCCAACTCCAACTCTCACTCTCCTCCTCCCCTAAACATTGCgacaataaaaatgatattctcCCCAAATTCGGATTCGCCTCCGTTTGTGGGCGCCGCCGAGACATGGAGGACGCCGTCGCCAGTCATCCTTCCTTTTGCCGGAATTTTTCCGACGACGATTTTTCCACCGGCCTACACTACTTCGGCGTCTACGACGGCCACGGATGCTCTcat GTAGCTACGAAATGTAAGGAGAGATTGCACGAGATGGTGAAGGAAGAGTTACTCGTCGGAGAAGATCGCGACAGTAGCAACTGGTGGAAGTGCGTGATGGAGCGAAGCTTCACGCGCATGGACAAAGAAGCGGTTGCATGGAATGAGAACGTTGCGACTGCGAGCTGCCGGTGCGAGCTGCAGATGCCGGAGTGCGACGCAGTGGGATCCACGGCGGTGGTTGCTGTGGTCAGTCCGTGCAATATAGTGGTGGCCAATTGCGGTGATTCGAGGGCAGTGCTGTGCCGGAGCGGCAAGGCTATTCCACTCTCCACCGACCACAAA CCCGACCGGCCGGACGAGATGAACCGGATACAGGCCGCTGGTGGCCGAGTCATATTTTGGGAGGGGGCTCGGGTTCTTGGTGTTCTTGCCATGTCCAGGGCCATTG GTGATAATTATTTGAAGCCATACGTAAGCTGTGAACCGGAGGTGACGATAACGGAGCGGAGCGAAGAGGACGAGTGCTTGATACTAGCCAGCGATGGGCTGTGGGATGTGGTGTCCAACGACACGGCCTGTGGTGTGGCGAGGATGTGCCTCAAGGGGAAGGAAGGCAGCTCGGACAAGGCGTGCAATGATGCGTCCATGCTGCTAACTAAGCTGGCTCTCGCGCGGAGGAGTGCGGACAACGTTACTGTACTTGTTATTGATCTAACCTAA
- the LOC125219793 gene encoding uncharacterized protein LOC125219793 isoform X1 codes for MKIFAAIQFGNSISQEWGTRHSMESMLPKVICLVCATYILVSSQPKWRRRSDSRSSTNVSHLVFGITSSSNRWRDKRDYIQAWWRPNVSRGFVFLDRPPTEHLPWPAMHPPYRVSDDNSRYKEYNRHRIPSAIRMARVIEETFKAERGGEARWFVMTDDDTVLFVDNLVGVLSKYDHNKYFYVGMNSECFVCNVVHSFGMAFGGGGYALSYPLAKAMAKNMDLCLKRYPFLYGSDLILQFCIADLGVPLTHEPGFHQIDFTGDISGLLSAHPHSPLVSLHHLDAVEPLFPSTNRAESLNLLMQAAAVDESRLLQQSICYLKKYNWTLSAAWGYSVELYETILPPSHLYRPRETFAQWMKGASPPYMFNARPVSAGPCDAPRQYFLAPGPGRVTAYRRTSPRGLPGCPGGRSADNVTVIRILSPSKRLDWQQDGGRRECCDVDEVDEDALQVKLRDCGARELLL; via the exons ATGAAG ATCTTTGCAGCTATTCAGTTTGGAAATTCAATCAG CCAAGAATGGGGCACACGCCACAGCATGGAAAGCATGTTGCCAAAAG TGATTTGTTTAGTATGTGCCACCTACATTCTGGTGTCAAGCCAACCGAAATGGAGGAGACGCAGCGATTCACGTTCTTCGACAAACGTCAGCCATCTGGTGTTTGGGATTACTAGTTCATCAAACAGGTGGAGAGACAAAAGAGATTACATCCAAGCATGGTGGAGACCTAATGTGAGCCGAGGCTTCGTGTTCTTGGACCGTCCCCCTACGGAGCACCTGCCATGGCCTGCAATGCACCCTCCCTACCGTGTCTCGGATGACAACTCGCGGTACAAGGAGTACAACAGGCACCGTATTCCATCTGCGATACGGATGGCCCGGGTGATCGAGGAGACGTTCAAGGCGGAGCGGGGAGGGGAGGCTAGGTGGTTTGTGATGACAGATGATGACACAGTTTTGTTTGTTGACAACTTGGTTGGAGTTTTGTCAAAGTATGATCACAACAAGTATTTTTATGTTGGGATGAACTCAGAGTGCTTTGTGTGCAATGTTGTTCACTCATTTGGGATGGCATTTGGTGGAGGTGGATATGCCCTGAGCTATCCCCTGGCTAAGGCTATGGCTAAGAACATGGATTTGTGCCTCAAGAGATATCCATTTCTCTATGGAAGTGATCTCATTCTCCAATTTTGTATTGCTGATTTGGGAGTCCCTCTCACTCATGAGCCAGGTTTCCACCAG ATTGATTTCACAGGCGACATCTCAGGGCTGCTATCAGCCCACCCCCACTCTCCTCTGGTGTCACTCCACCATCTGGACGCAGTGGAGCCGCTGTTCCCCTCGACCAACCGTGCCGAGTCACTAAACCTGCTGATGCAAGCTGCAGCAGTCGACGAATCGCGACTGCTGCAGCAGAGCATATGCTATCTGAAGAAATACAACTGGACTCTCTCGGCCGCGTGGGGATACTCGGTCGAGCTATATGAGACCATTCTCCCTCCGAGCCATCTCTACCGCCCTCGCGAGACCTTCGCGCAATGGATGAAGGGCGCCTCGCCGCCGTACATGTTCAATGCTCGCCCCGTCTCCGCGGGCCCCTGCGACGCGCCTCGTCAATACTTCTTGGCGCCAGGACCGGGTCGGGTCACCGCCTACAGAAGAACGTCCCCGCGGGGCCTGCCTGGGTGCCCCGGCGGCCGTTCTGCTGATAATGTCACCGTGATTCGGATCCTCTCGCCCTCGAAGAGGCTGGATTGGCAACAGGATGGAGGGAGGAGAGAGTGCTGCGATGTGGATGAGGTGGATGAGGATGCTCTCCAAGTTAAATTAAGGGATTGTGGCGCCAGAGAGTTACTTCTTTAA
- the LOC125219793 gene encoding uncharacterized protein LOC125219793 isoform X2: protein MESMLPKVICLVCATYILVSSQPKWRRRSDSRSSTNVSHLVFGITSSSNRWRDKRDYIQAWWRPNVSRGFVFLDRPPTEHLPWPAMHPPYRVSDDNSRYKEYNRHRIPSAIRMARVIEETFKAERGGEARWFVMTDDDTVLFVDNLVGVLSKYDHNKYFYVGMNSECFVCNVVHSFGMAFGGGGYALSYPLAKAMAKNMDLCLKRYPFLYGSDLILQFCIADLGVPLTHEPGFHQIDFTGDISGLLSAHPHSPLVSLHHLDAVEPLFPSTNRAESLNLLMQAAAVDESRLLQQSICYLKKYNWTLSAAWGYSVELYETILPPSHLYRPRETFAQWMKGASPPYMFNARPVSAGPCDAPRQYFLAPGPGRVTAYRRTSPRGLPGCPGGRSADNVTVIRILSPSKRLDWQQDGGRRECCDVDEVDEDALQVKLRDCGARELLL from the exons ATGGAAAGCATGTTGCCAAAAG TGATTTGTTTAGTATGTGCCACCTACATTCTGGTGTCAAGCCAACCGAAATGGAGGAGACGCAGCGATTCACGTTCTTCGACAAACGTCAGCCATCTGGTGTTTGGGATTACTAGTTCATCAAACAGGTGGAGAGACAAAAGAGATTACATCCAAGCATGGTGGAGACCTAATGTGAGCCGAGGCTTCGTGTTCTTGGACCGTCCCCCTACGGAGCACCTGCCATGGCCTGCAATGCACCCTCCCTACCGTGTCTCGGATGACAACTCGCGGTACAAGGAGTACAACAGGCACCGTATTCCATCTGCGATACGGATGGCCCGGGTGATCGAGGAGACGTTCAAGGCGGAGCGGGGAGGGGAGGCTAGGTGGTTTGTGATGACAGATGATGACACAGTTTTGTTTGTTGACAACTTGGTTGGAGTTTTGTCAAAGTATGATCACAACAAGTATTTTTATGTTGGGATGAACTCAGAGTGCTTTGTGTGCAATGTTGTTCACTCATTTGGGATGGCATTTGGTGGAGGTGGATATGCCCTGAGCTATCCCCTGGCTAAGGCTATGGCTAAGAACATGGATTTGTGCCTCAAGAGATATCCATTTCTCTATGGAAGTGATCTCATTCTCCAATTTTGTATTGCTGATTTGGGAGTCCCTCTCACTCATGAGCCAGGTTTCCACCAG ATTGATTTCACAGGCGACATCTCAGGGCTGCTATCAGCCCACCCCCACTCTCCTCTGGTGTCACTCCACCATCTGGACGCAGTGGAGCCGCTGTTCCCCTCGACCAACCGTGCCGAGTCACTAAACCTGCTGATGCAAGCTGCAGCAGTCGACGAATCGCGACTGCTGCAGCAGAGCATATGCTATCTGAAGAAATACAACTGGACTCTCTCGGCCGCGTGGGGATACTCGGTCGAGCTATATGAGACCATTCTCCCTCCGAGCCATCTCTACCGCCCTCGCGAGACCTTCGCGCAATGGATGAAGGGCGCCTCGCCGCCGTACATGTTCAATGCTCGCCCCGTCTCCGCGGGCCCCTGCGACGCGCCTCGTCAATACTTCTTGGCGCCAGGACCGGGTCGGGTCACCGCCTACAGAAGAACGTCCCCGCGGGGCCTGCCTGGGTGCCCCGGCGGCCGTTCTGCTGATAATGTCACCGTGATTCGGATCCTCTCGCCCTCGAAGAGGCTGGATTGGCAACAGGATGGAGGGAGGAGAGAGTGCTGCGATGTGGATGAGGTGGATGAGGATGCTCTCCAAGTTAAATTAAGGGATTGTGGCGCCAGAGAGTTACTTCTTTAA